In Pengzhenrongella sicca, a single genomic region encodes these proteins:
- a CDS encoding Gfo/Idh/MocA family protein, giving the protein MTSGQLRVAIVGYGDSGRGIHARLLRAAGAAVTHVVVRNPERAAAARGDWPGVDVVADVAALLERAGDFDVVVVASPTGNHVENALALIGAGVPLVVDKPLAPDAAGARTVVDAAAAAGVPLTVFQNRRWDSEQLTLRALLADGALGTVHRFERRWERFRPVPKDRWRENDLVSGGLLLDLGAHLVDSAVQLFGPATSVYAEIRALTTPAPDDVFLALQHPGGVVSHLMAGGLAGAPGPRTRVLGSRGAYLVTSFEGEPTPFAALDEAAPGGVDGHEGWLVRGAERTAVPRAPGGHVDFYIAVDRWVRAGGLVPVDPADAVRTAQVLEAATASARERRVVDLG; this is encoded by the coding sequence ATGACTTCTGGGCAGCTGCGGGTCGCGATCGTCGGGTACGGGGACTCCGGGCGGGGGATCCACGCGCGGTTGCTGCGCGCCGCCGGGGCGGCGGTCACGCACGTCGTGGTGCGCAACCCCGAGCGGGCGGCCGCGGCGCGCGGCGACTGGCCCGGCGTCGACGTGGTGGCCGACGTCGCGGCGCTGCTCGAGCGCGCGGGTGACTTCGACGTCGTGGTCGTCGCGAGCCCAACCGGCAACCACGTCGAGAACGCGCTCGCGCTGATCGGCGCGGGCGTCCCGCTGGTCGTCGACAAGCCGCTCGCGCCCGACGCCGCCGGTGCCCGCACCGTGGTCGACGCCGCCGCCGCCGCGGGCGTGCCGCTCACCGTCTTCCAGAACCGGCGCTGGGACAGCGAGCAGCTCACGCTGCGCGCGCTGCTGGCCGACGGCGCGCTCGGGACCGTGCACCGGTTCGAGCGGCGCTGGGAGCGGTTCCGGCCCGTCCCGAAGGACCGGTGGCGCGAGAACGACCTCGTCTCGGGCGGCCTCCTGCTCGACCTCGGCGCGCACCTGGTCGATTCCGCGGTCCAGCTCTTCGGGCCCGCGACGAGCGTCTACGCGGAGATCCGCGCCCTGACCACGCCGGCGCCCGACGACGTCTTCCTCGCCCTGCAGCACCCTGGCGGCGTCGTCAGCCACCTGATGGCGGGCGGGCTGGCCGGCGCGCCCGGCCCGCGGACCCGCGTGCTCGGTAGCCGCGGCGCCTACCTGGTGACGTCGTTCGAGGGCGAGCCGACGCCGTTCGCGGCCCTCGACGAGGCCGCACCCGGCGGCGTCGACGGGCACGAGGGCTGGCTCGTGCGCGGCGCCGAGCGCACCGCGGTGCCGCGGGCGCCCGGCGGTCACGTCGACTTCTACATCGCCGTCGACCGGTGGGTCCGCGCCGGCGGGCTGGTGCCGGTCGACCCGGCGGACGCCGTACGCACCGCGCAGGTGCTCGAGGCCGCCACGGCCAGCGCGCGCGAGCGGCGAGTCGTCGACCTCGGCTGA
- a CDS encoding HNH endonuclease signature motif containing protein: MFEARDDEVTGVPAGAGLAGVGASVDVAFGVLLGRVFAEAGAALAQAAAAGSCIAGPIDQVALATALMGQAPGSSLVDLLEGLCPGDVHDAVLIEAIAAWERVTSLAAARQGEMIAELARRRDAQRLGEFVGDEVASVLVMSRSVAEAKVGLGTSLQAWPAVREALVAGVIDHRKATALVDGVGHLDDDAAAAVLDAVLPVAPGLTVPALKARLRKVELTVNPAAVAERRARDAADRYVQVSPAPGVMAWLTAYLPAADAMTVFTAIDAIAASADPADPRGVAARRADALTDICTDILTTGIAPTTALPGTAGQEPWQAGQAGGTLKAGGVLKTEHGRRPHLQVTAAATTLLGLDEVPGELAGYGPIPADLVRAIAADATWRRIFTDPATGCVTGIGPRGYRPGADLTGTILARDKTCTFIGCRMPAWRCDLDHRDPYDHDHPDLGGQTCAENLHSLCRHHHRAKTYGGWHPDLDTRTGDTWWTSPTKHRYKRPSVDVNPEPPPPDRPWLHTPQPDDPPF; the protein is encoded by the coding sequence ATGTTCGAAGCGCGCGATGACGAGGTAACGGGGGTCCCGGCGGGGGCCGGGCTGGCGGGCGTGGGCGCCTCGGTGGATGTGGCGTTCGGGGTGCTGCTTGGGCGGGTGTTTGCGGAGGCGGGGGCGGCGTTGGCGCAGGCCGCGGCCGCGGGGTCCTGCATCGCGGGGCCGATCGATCAGGTCGCGTTGGCTACGGCCTTGATGGGGCAGGCGCCCGGCTCGTCGCTGGTGGACCTGCTTGAGGGTCTGTGCCCGGGGGATGTGCATGATGCGGTGTTGATCGAGGCGATCGCCGCCTGGGAGCGTGTGACGTCGTTGGCTGCGGCGCGGCAGGGCGAGATGATCGCGGAGCTGGCCCGGCGCCGGGATGCGCAGCGGTTGGGTGAGTTCGTGGGTGATGAGGTCGCGTCGGTGCTGGTGATGTCCCGGTCGGTGGCGGAGGCGAAGGTCGGCCTCGGGACGTCGCTGCAGGCGTGGCCCGCGGTGCGCGAGGCGTTGGTGGCTGGGGTGATCGATCATCGCAAGGCCACCGCCCTGGTCGACGGGGTCGGGCACCTCGACGACGACGCGGCCGCCGCGGTCCTGGACGCGGTGCTGCCGGTCGCTCCGGGTTTGACGGTGCCGGCGTTGAAGGCGCGCCTGCGCAAGGTCGAGCTGACCGTGAACCCGGCCGCCGTCGCCGAGCGGCGCGCCCGCGACGCCGCCGACAGGTATGTGCAGGTCAGCCCGGCGCCGGGGGTGATGGCGTGGTTGACCGCGTACCTACCCGCGGCGGATGCGATGACCGTGTTCACCGCGATCGACGCGATCGCCGCGTCCGCGGACCCCGCCGACCCGCGCGGTGTGGCGGCGCGGCGCGCGGACGCCCTGACCGACATCTGCACCGACATCCTCACCACCGGCATCGCCCCCACCACCGCACTACCCGGCACAGCGGGACAGGAGCCCTGGCAGGCGGGTCAGGCCGGCGGGACGCTGAAGGCCGGCGGGGTCTTGAAGACCGAGCACGGTCGTCGACCGCACCTGCAAGTGACCGCCGCCGCGACCACGTTGTTGGGGTTGGATGAGGTGCCCGGGGAGCTGGCCGGGTACGGGCCGATCCCCGCAGACCTGGTCCGGGCGATCGCGGCGGACGCGACGTGGCGACGGATCTTCACCGACCCCGCCACCGGGTGCGTGACCGGGATCGGACCGCGCGGGTACCGCCCCGGCGCCGACCTGACCGGCACAATCCTGGCCCGAGACAAGACCTGCACGTTCATCGGGTGTCGGATGCCGGCGTGGCGATGCGACCTGGACCACCGCGACCCCTACGACCACGACCACCCCGACCTTGGCGGGCAGACCTGCGCGGAGAACCTGCACTCGCTGTGCCGCCACCATCACCGGGCCAAGACCTACGGCGGCTGGCACCCCGACCTCGACACCCGCACCGGCGACACGTGGTGGACCTCACCGACCAAGCACCGCTACAAGCGACCCTCCGTCGACGTCAATCCCGAGCCGCCGCCACCCGATCGGCCCTGGTTGCACACGCCCCAGCCCGACGACCCACCCTTCTGA
- a CDS encoding protein kinase domain-containing protein, whose protein sequence is MERDAIPSDLAAAMVRAGYRLGGPVGIGAHGPAWAAVGRDDGPAARRRVVVTLLSARPRGAGPGLTDRLGALRAVRHEHLAQIVAIVPVDGAADSAAADDGAVPGAPTSAPPGAPPGAPPGRADRWAVLVAEVPGTDLAALLSARPPLTAGEVVTLTVPAAQALAALHDAGFVHGDVSPANVVVGPEGRPVLVDLLGAAAARPGGGTPGFAAPELARGEPATPAADVFALGRVALAALGPDGAPELREVLARACAEGPGQRPSAAELASRCYAAAAPEPIAVPDAAVLARTALARLAARPSPGSVRTAGRTHSRERTRFRSRRAWTVAATAAVLGSVALGAAGFATLRAGAPGAGPAPAAASSPAPAAASSPAPAAARPDPVAAAVALTQRRAAVLASGDPAGLVDVDIEGGGAHRADRALLDTLAGAGERLEGLSVSVLAARRVDGERDAAEGAAAAEGAEGAAAAEARVEVTSAVTAHRRVPVGEGAPVEVPAAPARSVVLSLAWTAAGWRVAEVLEGATAAAAP, encoded by the coding sequence ATGGAGCGCGACGCCATCCCGAGCGACCTCGCCGCCGCGATGGTGCGCGCCGGGTACCGCCTGGGTGGCCCCGTCGGGATCGGTGCGCACGGCCCGGCGTGGGCCGCCGTCGGGCGCGATGACGGCCCGGCGGCCCGGCGCCGCGTCGTGGTCACGCTGCTCTCGGCTCGCCCGCGGGGCGCCGGACCCGGCCTGACCGACCGGCTCGGCGCGCTGCGCGCGGTGCGGCACGAGCACCTCGCGCAGATCGTGGCGATCGTCCCGGTCGATGGTGCGGCCGACTCGGCCGCTGCGGACGACGGCGCCGTGCCCGGCGCCCCGACCAGTGCCCCGCCGGGCGCCCCGCCGGGCGCCCCGCCGGGCCGTGCCGACCGCTGGGCGGTGCTCGTCGCCGAGGTGCCCGGCACCGACCTGGCAGCGCTGCTCTCGGCGCGACCGCCGCTGACCGCGGGCGAGGTCGTCACGCTGACAGTTCCCGCCGCGCAGGCCCTCGCGGCGCTGCACGACGCCGGGTTCGTGCACGGCGACGTCTCCCCGGCCAACGTCGTCGTCGGCCCCGAGGGGCGGCCGGTGCTCGTGGACCTTCTCGGCGCGGCCGCCGCGCGCCCGGGCGGGGGCACACCGGGGTTCGCGGCCCCGGAGCTCGCACGCGGCGAGCCGGCGACACCCGCCGCCGACGTGTTCGCGCTCGGGCGCGTCGCTCTCGCGGCCCTCGGGCCTGACGGCGCGCCGGAGCTGCGCGAGGTGCTCGCGCGCGCCTGCGCCGAGGGGCCCGGGCAGCGGCCGTCGGCGGCCGAGCTCGCGTCGCGGTGCTACGCCGCCGCGGCGCCCGAGCCGATCGCAGTCCCGGACGCGGCGGTGCTTGCCCGCACCGCGCTCGCGCGGCTCGCCGCCCGTCCGAGCCCGGGATCGGTGCGCACGGCGGGGCGGACGCACTCGCGCGAGCGGACCCGGTTCCGGTCTCGACGAGCGTGGACCGTGGCCGCGACTGCGGCGGTGCTCGGGTCCGTCGCCCTCGGCGCTGCGGGATTCGCCACGCTGCGTGCCGGTGCGCCGGGCGCCGGCCCAGCGCCGGCGGCGGCCTCCAGCCCAGCGCCGGCGGCGGCCTCCAGCCCAGCGCCGGCGGCGGCCAGGCCGGACCCGGTGGCCGCGGCAGTCGCCCTGACGCAGCGGCGGGCCGCGGTCCTCGCGAGCGGCGACCCCGCGGGCCTCGTCGACGTCGACATCGAGGGCGGCGGGGCGCACCGCGCGGACCGGGCGCTGCTCGACACCCTCGCGGGAGCGGGCGAGCGCCTGGAGGGGCTGTCCGTATCGGTGCTCGCCGCGCGCCGGGTCGACGGCGAACGGGACGCCGCGGAGGGCGCGGCCGCCGCGGAGGGCGCGGAGGGCGCGGCGGCCGCGGAGGCCCGCGTCGAGGTCACCTCGGCGGTGACGGCGCATCGGCGGGTCCCGGTGGGGGAGGGGGCCCCGGTCGAGGTTCCCGCGGCGCCCGCCCGGTCGGTGGTGCTCAGCCTCGCGTGGACCGCGGCCGGCTGGCGGGTCGCGGAGGTGCTCGAGGGTGCTACTGCGGCGGCCGCGCCGTGA
- a CDS encoding TIGR01777 family oxidoreductase: MRVVIAGSSGLVGTALVTFLSAQGHDVRRLVRRAPASPDEIRWDPDTGRLDPSDLEGADAVVNLAGAGVGDHRLTATYKRVVIDSRTRTTTLLAQTIAGLATPPEVLLQASGIGAYGLLAGRGDEVLDESTALGDTFFAGVVRTWEGCAAPAEDAGVRVAYLRSGIVLAPRGGALGRLLPLVRAGVGGPLGSGRQYWSWITLTDEVAAIAHLLTAPVAGPVNFTSPEPATNADLTAALARAVHRPAVIKVPAFAVRLAIGEFSQEVLGSVRAVPRALSASGFTWTHPGIADAARWVTARPPQ, translated from the coding sequence ATGCGCGTCGTCATCGCCGGCTCCAGCGGCCTCGTAGGTACCGCCCTTGTCACCTTCCTCTCCGCCCAGGGCCACGACGTGCGCCGCCTCGTGCGCCGCGCGCCCGCGTCCCCGGACGAGATCCGGTGGGACCCGGACACCGGACGCCTCGACCCGAGCGACCTCGAGGGCGCCGACGCCGTCGTCAACCTGGCCGGCGCGGGCGTGGGCGACCACCGCCTCACCGCGACGTACAAGCGCGTCGTGATCGACTCGCGGACCCGGACCACGACCCTGCTCGCACAGACCATCGCCGGGCTCGCGACCCCGCCGGAAGTACTGCTCCAGGCCTCCGGGATCGGCGCCTACGGCCTGCTCGCCGGCCGCGGCGACGAGGTGCTCGACGAGTCGACCGCGCTCGGCGACACCTTCTTCGCGGGCGTGGTGCGCACCTGGGAGGGCTGCGCAGCGCCGGCCGAGGACGCCGGCGTGCGGGTCGCGTACCTGCGCTCGGGCATCGTGCTCGCCCCGCGCGGCGGCGCTCTCGGCCGCCTGCTCCCGCTCGTGCGCGCGGGCGTCGGCGGCCCGCTCGGCTCCGGCCGCCAGTACTGGAGCTGGATCACCCTGACCGATGAGGTGGCCGCGATCGCGCACCTGCTCACCGCCCCGGTTGCCGGGCCCGTGAACTTCACCTCGCCCGAGCCCGCGACCAACGCCGACCTCACGGCCGCCCTGGCTCGCGCCGTCCACCGCCCGGCGGTCATCAAGGTCCCCGCCTTCGCGGTGCGCCTGGCGATCGGCGAGTTCTCGCAGGAGGTTCTCGGCTCGGTGCGGGCGGTCCCCCGGGCCCTGTCGGCCAGCGGGTTCACCTGGACCCACCCCGGCATCGCCGACGCCGCGCGCTGGGTCACGGCGCGGCCGCCGCAGTAG